From Pogona vitticeps strain Pit_001003342236 chromosome ZW-PAR, PviZW2.1, whole genome shotgun sequence, one genomic window encodes:
- the EGFL7 gene encoding epidermal growth factor-like protein 7 — protein MWGVSCPLAGFLLILVATNVERSSASRRRVCSMEVKSRTVSYLSSHAQPVYQPYLTLCQGYRLCSTYRTTYRVVQRPAYRQLSRPTRVCCPGWRQAAGRPEFGCNTAVCRRRCQNGGTCALPNKCACPSGWTGKCCEADVDECAGGRHGCSQACLNVAGSYRCACQPGYALQEDEKTCRALEVPTEAPATLSGTAGAANLRVQNEVQELRRRVAALEEKFQLALAPFLKLETPGSEGTAHVDPIGLLVHSLQQLDRIDSLSEQISFLEEQLETCSCKDRR, from the exons GCGCCGGGTGTGTTCCATGGAGGTGAAAAGCCGCACCGTCTCCTACCTCTCCTCTCACGCCCAGCCCGTCTACCAGCCCTACCTCACCTTGTGCCAAGGGTACAGGTTATGCAGTACGTACAG AACTACCTACAGGGTCGTGCAGCGCCCAGCCTATCGGCAGCTTTCCCGACCCACGCGCGTCTGCTGTCCCGGGTGGAGGCAAGCCGCTGGGCGCCCGGAGTTTGGGTGCAATACCG CCGTTTGCCGACGGCGGTGCCAAAATGGCGGGACGTGCGCCCTCCCGAACAAGTGCGCCTGCCCTTCCGGGTGGACGGGAAAGTGCTGCGAGGCAG ATGTGGATGAATGCGCCGGAGGAAGACACGGCTGCAGCCAGGCGTGCCTCAACGTGGCCGGGAGTTATCGCTGCGCCTGCCAGCCAGGTTACGCACTCCAGGAGGACGAGAAGACCTGCCGGGCCCTGGAAGTGCCCACGGAGGCCCCCGCCACGCTTTCTGGCACAG CTGGAGCCGCCAACCTGAGGGTGCAAAACGAAGTTCAGGAGCTGAGACGCCGAGTGGCCGCTCTGGAAGAA AAGTTTCAGCTCGCTTTGGCCCCCTTCCTGAAACTGGAGACGCCAGGATCGGAGGGCACTGCCCACGTGGACCCCATTGGGCTGCTTGTCCACTCCTTGCAGCAACTGGACCGGATTGACTCCCTCAGCGAACAGATCTCTTTTCTGGAAGAGCAGCTGGAGACGT GTTCGTGTAAGGATCGACGCTGA